In Achromobacter spanius, the following proteins share a genomic window:
- a CDS encoding isocitrate lyase/PEP mutase family protein, which translates to MKHTLNTQLAAGAVLAPGIYDALSALIAEQAGFDALYLSGASIAYTRLGRSDIGLTTYSEVEDTLARITERVATPVIVDADTGFGNALNTQRTVRGFERAGAAMIQLEDQTFPKRCGHLDGKTVIPAAEMCGKLRAAVDARVDASTLILARTDAVAVDGLEAALDRAEAYLEAGADALFIEALRTPEQMQAACARFAARVPLLANMVEGGKTPVQSADALTALGFRIVIFPGGTARAVAHTLQGYYGSLRQHGTTAPWQGKMLDFDGLNTVIGTPELLEQGRRYEG; encoded by the coding sequence GAAGCACACACTGAATACGCAATTGGCCGCGGGCGCCGTGCTGGCCCCCGGCATCTATGATGCCCTGTCGGCGCTCATCGCCGAGCAAGCGGGCTTTGACGCGCTGTACCTGTCGGGCGCGTCCATCGCCTACACGCGGCTGGGGCGCTCGGACATCGGCCTGACCACGTACTCGGAAGTCGAGGACACGCTGGCGCGGATCACCGAGCGCGTGGCCACGCCGGTCATCGTGGACGCCGACACGGGCTTTGGCAATGCGCTGAACACGCAGCGCACGGTGCGCGGTTTTGAACGCGCGGGAGCCGCGATGATCCAGTTGGAAGACCAGACCTTTCCCAAGCGCTGCGGCCACCTGGATGGCAAGACGGTGATACCCGCCGCCGAAATGTGCGGCAAGCTGCGAGCGGCAGTGGATGCGCGCGTTGATGCGTCCACGCTGATCCTGGCGCGTACCGATGCGGTGGCCGTCGACGGCCTGGAAGCCGCGCTGGACCGCGCCGAAGCCTATCTGGAAGCCGGCGCGGACGCGCTATTCATCGAAGCGCTGCGCACGCCCGAACAGATGCAGGCGGCCTGCGCGCGCTTCGCCGCCCGCGTGCCGCTGCTGGCCAATATGGTGGAAGGCGGCAAGACCCCCGTGCAAAGCGCCGACGCCTTGACTGCCTTGGGCTTTCGCATCGTCATCTTTCCTGGCGGCACCGCGCGCGCCGTGGCGCACACCTTGCAAGGCTATTACGGCAGCCTGCGCCAACACGGCACAACCGCGCCGTGGCAGGGGAAGATGCTGGATTTCGACGGCTTGAACACGGTGATCGGCACGCCGGAATTGCTGGAGCAAGGGCGGCGGTACGAGGGGTAG
- a CDS encoding SulP family inorganic anion transporter: protein MPSDLPSTSPIKDDVTAGLTTAAVVIPKALAYAAVAGLPVQVGLYTAFVPMLVYAFLGTSRPLSVSTTTTLAILTATALDRAVPDGDPTQMLIATATLALLVGIVLIAASVLRLGYLASFISEPVLVGFKAGIAIVIVVDQIPKLLGLHFAKGPFLSNVLAILDGFTHVSIATTAVGAITLGLLLVLERFMPRVPAPLVTVAIAIAATSMFGLGDLGVQTVGHVPTGLPSLTLPDASLLGELWPMALGIALMSFTETIAAGRAFAKAGEALPNANRELLATGFSNAGGAFFGAMPAGGGTSQTAVNRRAGARTQAAECVTAGVTLGVMLLLAPLIGAMPHATLAAVVIIYSVGLFDPAEFRAIARVRRTELIWALVALAGVVLLGTLQGILVAIIVSLIALAHQVSNPPLHRLLRKPNTNLFRPASPDHPDDEVLEGILLLRPEGRVFFVNADNIGQKINQLITATRPKVVVLDMGSVFDIEYTALKMMSDAERRLRRDGVQLWLANLTPGVLATVRRSPLGETLGTDGLFQTLEEAVHKFQDARLHAA, encoded by the coding sequence CGCCGTAGCGGGGTTACCGGTTCAGGTCGGGCTGTACACCGCGTTTGTGCCGATGCTTGTCTACGCCTTCCTTGGCACATCCCGGCCGCTTAGTGTCAGCACCACGACAACGCTCGCCATCCTTACCGCGACAGCCCTGGATCGCGCCGTACCGGACGGCGACCCCACGCAAATGTTGATTGCCACGGCAACGCTGGCGCTGCTGGTTGGCATCGTGCTGATAGCGGCCTCCGTGTTGCGGCTTGGCTACCTGGCCAGCTTTATTTCGGAGCCGGTATTGGTCGGGTTCAAGGCGGGCATCGCCATCGTGATCGTGGTCGACCAAATACCGAAGCTGCTTGGCCTTCACTTCGCGAAGGGCCCGTTTCTATCGAACGTGCTGGCAATTCTTGATGGATTCACACACGTCTCGATAGCCACCACCGCCGTCGGCGCGATCACCTTGGGACTGCTCCTCGTCCTGGAACGATTCATGCCGCGCGTGCCGGCGCCGTTGGTCACGGTTGCGATTGCCATCGCGGCAACCAGCATGTTCGGACTGGGTGATCTTGGCGTGCAAACGGTGGGCCACGTGCCCACGGGCTTACCGTCGTTGACCCTGCCGGACGCGTCGTTGCTGGGTGAGCTTTGGCCCATGGCGCTGGGAATCGCCTTGATGAGTTTCACGGAAACGATCGCCGCTGGACGCGCCTTCGCGAAAGCGGGCGAGGCCCTGCCGAACGCCAATCGGGAATTGTTGGCCACGGGATTTTCGAACGCGGGCGGCGCGTTCTTCGGCGCCATGCCGGCGGGCGGCGGGACGTCACAAACCGCGGTGAATCGGCGCGCCGGCGCGCGCACCCAGGCCGCCGAGTGCGTCACCGCGGGGGTCACGCTGGGCGTCATGCTGCTGCTGGCGCCTTTGATTGGCGCCATGCCGCACGCCACCCTGGCGGCGGTGGTCATCATTTACTCGGTTGGCCTGTTCGACCCGGCTGAGTTCCGTGCGATTGCCAGAGTGCGGCGCACAGAGCTTATCTGGGCCTTGGTGGCGCTTGCCGGTGTCGTGCTGCTGGGCACGCTGCAAGGGATACTCGTGGCCATCATCGTGTCGCTTATCGCCCTTGCCCACCAGGTTTCCAACCCGCCCTTGCATCGGCTGCTGCGTAAACCGAACACGAACCTGTTCCGCCCTGCGTCCCCGGACCATCCGGACGATGAGGTGCTTGAAGGCATCTTGCTGCTTCGGCCAGAGGGACGCGTCTTCTTTGTGAATGCAGACAATATCGGCCAGAAGATCAACCAGTTGATCACCGCCACACGGCCGAAGGTGGTCGTGCTTGATATGGGAAGCGTTTTCGATATCGAATACACCGCGCTGAAAATGATGAGCGATGCGGAACGCCGATTAAGACGGGACGGTGTGCAGCTTTGGCTGGCGAACCTTACCCCCGGCGTACTGGCCACGGTAAGACGGTCACCGCTAGGCGAAACCTTGGGCACGGACGGCCTGTTCCAAACGCTTGAAGAGGCCGTTCACAAATTCCAGGATGCCAGGCTGCATGCGGCCTGA